The Marinifilum sp. JC120 genome segment ATCGCTGACGAGCACTATGGAGCTTTTGGGATATTTGGCCTTCAGGGCCTTGGCGACCGGCTCAAGATTGGAAGCATCAAAAGCCACAACTGTGGGCATGTTGCTTGCCATATGCGCGCTGGCCGCAGTGGCGTAACCCTCGGCAACGAGGATCGGCCCGCCTTTGGCTATGTTCTCGCCGGGATCAATGGTGTGGAACATTCCCGCTTTCAGGCCGCCTTTTTCAAAGAGCTTTCCTTCCGGGGTGATTGTTTGCAGGGTGTGGATATGGCCGTTCGCATCGCGACCGGGCACAAGCAAATCCCCGCGTTCGTTGACCTTGACTCCGTAGGCCGGAACACCTTTTTTAGTGAGATATTCCTGCTGCTGGGTGGCCCATTTGGCGTTGGTGAACTTGGCAAAAGAACGTTTTGAAGCCTTTTCGCGTTGTTCGGCTAAGGCTTTCTCACGCTCGATCCTCTTCTGGGCAGTCTGTGCCTTGATTTGGGATTTTTCTTCGGCGGTAAGTTCTAGGCCATCAGCTTTCCAATTAATTTTCAGGCCGGTCTTGTGGTTCTGGATGAATCCTGCTGGATGGGCATCAAGGAATCCTTTGTATGCGCCGTCCTTTGAATTGGGCTTGCCATCGATGACTGGCACTCGTTGAAGTGTGCCGTCCATGATCGGCTGCTGGCCCTGAAGATCAAGTCCGGCTTCCTGCAAGGCCTTGGCAAATTCCTGCGTCGCATTTGTTTGCGGAGCATTGACCTTTTCCTTGGGCAGCCATTTGGCTAGAGGATTGAGATCTGTTCCGGTAGCGACAAACCATAGCTTTTCGGATTTATCCCAGCGTGCGCCGAGTTTCTTGGCCTGTCCTTTTTCCCGATAGGGAACATTGAGATAGTTTTTTTCTGTGGCAAGCCGGGGTTCTTGCGGTTTTTCCTTTTGCTGCGCAGCGACCTTGTTTTCCGGTAGCCATGCAGCAAATTTTTGCGCGTCTTCTCCTTCAGGGGCAAACCACATTTTTTGAGTCTGATCCCATTTGGCTCCGAGCTGCTTAGCTTGATTTTTTTCAGAGAAGGGTACTTTGAGCCACATTTTGCCGTTCTCCGGAACTCCATATTTTGATTCGCGTTGTTCCAGCTTGGCCTTGTCCGGGGCAGAAACTGACATGCCTTGCTCCTTGGTTGCTTCCTTGCCTCGTTCCTTCTCAAATCCTAGAGTGTAATCCTTGATTTTTTCAGCACTCTGGCAGGCCCGGACGATCTCATACGGATCTTCCTTAAGAACTTTGACCCAGCTTTTTACGTAACTGGCATGTTGATCCGGATTATGGCTAATGCCGATTTCTGCGCTGGTCATCCAGCTTGCGATTTCTGCGCGTAGTTCTTCCTTGGCGTAAATCTCCGAGCCGAAAGGACCGAATTCACGGTCCAGCCGTGATTCATGCCCGGTCCAGTGTCCCAGCTCGTGCAGGGCGGTGCTGTAATATTTGTCGGGACTATCAAAGGCCGCGTGCGGGGGAAGGTGGATTTCATCAGACGAAGGTCTGTAAAATGCACGGTCGCGTTGATCATGGGTGATGCTTGCGCCGGAATTTTCTAGAATGGCTTCCGCCCGGTCATCCGGATTCCACGATATTTCGCGTCCATCCCATTCCGGGATTCCATCAATCTGGCTGGCGTGGAAGACATTGAAGAAGCGTATATACGGCTTATCTCGTTCAACTCGCTGGGTTTTTACGTTTCCATCTTCATCTCGTTCCGGTTTGCCATCCTTATCCTTAACCACGTTTATTGCTGACCATTGCCAAAAAACAAGCGTCTGAGATTTTGCTCCTTTGCGAACCTGCCAGCCCTGTGATTCAGCTTGTTTGTAGGTCATAAATCTGGGATCATTCAGACCGTCGGAACCAAGCATCACCTGGTTAAATCCCCGGTAAACATTTCCTGTTACCGGGTTGAAAGCCGGCTGAGATTCCCCCGGCTTCCATGGACGCTGCCAGGGCGCGGTTCCTTCTTCCAGTTTTTCAATAATTTTATCAGCAAAACGCTGATAGTATTGTGTTTTGTCCTTAGCCATGTGCTAATTCCTCCGGTTCTGTGTCTTCAGGATCAAAGGGATCGAATGATGCATCCTCCGCCTCTTCCGCTGTGATGGCGTCTTCTTCAAAGGCTCCCATGTGGTCGGCCAGTTCCGGATCGACTTCCATGGCCGCGCCGGGATTTTCTTCCAGTTCTTTGGCGATCTGGTCGGCCTGTTCGTTCAGGTGTTTTTTGATTTCGTCGTTGTCGGGCATGTTTTCTCCTTTAATTTGTGGGTTAGTTTTCAAATTTCGGTTTCCCTCTCTCATCAAAGCAGCGGAACTTACACTCCGGAAAGCCGCTGCAACTCCACCAGAATAAGCCCTTGCGTTTGGCAGGCCTACGGATCATACCTTTGCCGCAATCCGGGCATTTGTGTTCTTTGGATGCTTCAAGCTTCTTGGCAGGCTTTGCTTTGAGATCCGGCTTGCCTGCTTTGTTGGGAAAGGTTGCGTTGCAATCGGGATATGCGGAGCAGCCCCAGAATTTACCTTTCGGTCCTTTGCGGGGCTTCAGGAATCCGGTTTTGCATTTGGGGCATTGAACGGTGTTGCTCTTGATATTAATGCCTTCGCGTTTGACTCGTGCAATCTCCTGAGCAACGGAACCGTCTACCTCATCGATGAGCTGGAGGTAATTCAATTCGCCGGCTTCGATCTGCTTTTGCTTCTCGTGCCATAGAGCGGTCATGTCCGGTTTAACTGCGAATTCCGGCAGGGCATCGTGAAATTCACGGCCCAGCTCGGTGCTGATGACTTTCTTGTTTTTCTCCGCCACAAAGCCGCGCCTGAAGAGCGTTTCAATGTGCGAATCGCGGGTAGCCGGAGTCCCGATTCCGCCGGATTCGTCTTGCTTGTCGCTATCCTTGTCCATGAATAATTTCTTGATTTCAGGATCGGTCACGTACTTTGCGACCGAGGTGAGATCCTTGAGCAGAGTTTTCATGGTGTAGCGCGCAGGGGGCTTGGTGAATGACTTCACTGATTCGGCGGATTCTACGGTTCCGGAATCATTCTGCTGGAGTTTGTGCAGTTCCGGTTGCTTCTCGGCTTTTTCGTAATCTTTGCGGTATTGCTCATCCAGCAGCCGCCAGCCCGGTGAGCTGTTCAGCCTGCCGTCAGCTTTGAATTTGTGGCCGGCTATTTTCAGTTCTATTTTTGTGGCCATAAATTCTGCGGGAGGATAAAACTGGGCAATATAAAGCTTTACGATCAGCCCATAAATGCGTCGCTCGTCTTCGTTCAGCTTGCCCAGCTGCGGCACATTCATGGTCGGGATGATGGCATGATGCGCTGTGACTTTTTTAGAGTTGAAAGCCTTGGATTTGAGTTTCGGGGTGGCGTATTCGGCCATGTCTCCGAAGGCTGGAGTCAGTGCCTGCAACAGCTCCGGTGCTTCTGCGTGTCGCTCGTCATTGAGGTAACGGCAATCACTGCGGTTGTAGGTGATGGCCTTGTGCTGGTCACG includes the following:
- a CDS encoding DUF1738 domain-containing protein is translated as MAKDKTQYYQRFADKIIEKLEEGTAPWQRPWKPGESQPAFNPVTGNVYRGFNQVMLGSDGLNDPRFMTYKQAESQGWQVRKGAKSQTLVFWQWSAINVVKDKDGKPERDEDGNVKTQRVERDKPYIRFFNVFHASQIDGIPEWDGREISWNPDDRAEAILENSGASITHDQRDRAFYRPSSDEIHLPPHAAFDSPDKYYSTALHELGHWTGHESRLDREFGPFGSEIYAKEELRAEIASWMTSAEIGISHNPDQHASYVKSWVKVLKEDPYEIVRACQSAEKIKDYTLGFEKERGKEATKEQGMSVSAPDKAKLEQRESKYGVPENGKMWLKVPFSEKNQAKQLGAKWDQTQKMWFAPEGEDAQKFAAWLPENKVAAQQKEKPQEPRLATEKNYLNVPYREKGQAKKLGARWDKSEKLWFVATGTDLNPLAKWLPKEKVNAPQTNATQEFAKALQEAGLDLQGQQPIMDGTLQRVPVIDGKPNSKDGAYKGFLDAHPAGFIQNHKTGLKINWKADGLELTAEEKSQIKAQTAQKRIEREKALAEQREKASKRSFAKFTNAKWATQQQEYLTKKGVPAYGVKVNERGDLLVPGRDANGHIHTLQTITPEGKLFEKGGLKAGMFHTIDPGENIAKGGPILVAEGYATAASAHMASNMPTVVAFDASNLEPVAKALKAKYPKSSIVLVSDNDHHLEKNVGIEKAEAAAKAVGGLMATPKFNEAEKEQGLSDFNDLHKSRGIGEVQKQMSQT
- a CDS encoding DNA topoisomerase I, with the protein product MRLFIAEKRDVALAISQALGGPDRPTGAAFHVNGDRITWLWGHLLRLTVPEEHDERYKLWDLNTLPMKWPVTYAPEDKHVDHLKKVIDLAHQADELINAGDPDPEGQRLVDEVIEFAGLLEKPTRRLLINDNNGSAILKALEHMENNSKYHGLSMSALARAVCDQRYGYNLTRCYSTLAQKKGYQGVLSVGRVQTPILGLVVARDRAHEGHEKQAYHTVKAQIDMPSQLVEAEYIPAHDAPVDEKGRIADAVFGKKIANEVQGKPATVLSVQTSERKNDPPLPYNLLALQADAAGLWNYKPKKVLEITQRLRDQHKAITYNRSDCRYLNDERHAEAPELLQALTPAFGDMAEYATPKLKSKAFNSKKVTAHHAIIPTMNVPQLGKLNEDERRIYGLIVKLYIAQFYPPAEFMATKIELKIAGHKFKADGRLNSSPGWRLLDEQYRKDYEKAEKQPELHKLQQNDSGTVESAESVKSFTKPPARYTMKTLLKDLTSVAKYVTDPEIKKLFMDKDSDKQDESGGIGTPATRDSHIETLFRRGFVAEKNKKVISTELGREFHDALPEFAVKPDMTALWHEKQKQIEAGELNYLQLIDEVDGSVAQEIARVKREGINIKSNTVQCPKCKTGFLKPRKGPKGKFWGCSAYPDCNATFPNKAGKPDLKAKPAKKLEASKEHKCPDCGKGMIRRPAKRKGLFWWSCSGFPECKFRCFDERGKPKFEN